The following are encoded in a window of Carassius auratus strain Wakin chromosome 6, ASM336829v1, whole genome shotgun sequence genomic DNA:
- the emc3 gene encoding ER membrane protein complex subunit 3 → MAEPELLLDSNIRLWVVLPIVFITFLVGVIRHYVSILLQSDKKLTLEQVSDSQVLIRSRVLRENGKYIPKQSFLMRKFYFNNQEDGFFKKTKRKVVPPSPMTDPSMLTDMMKGNVTNVLPMILIGGWINWTFSGFVTTKVPFPLTLRFKPMLQQGIELLSLDASWVSSASWYFLNVFGLRSMYSLILGQDNGADQSRIMQEQMSGAAMAMPADTNKAFKAEWEALELTDHQWALENVEEDLMSKDLDLSGMFSKELPTGIF, encoded by the exons ATGGCTGAGCCCGAGCTCCTCCTGGACTCCAATATCCGTCTTTGGGTTGTGCTGCCAATCGTGTTTATTACTTTTCTGGTTGGAGTGATCCGCCATTATGTCTCGATTCTGTTACAAAGTGACAAGAAGCTCACATTAGAGCAGGTTTCAGACAG CCAGGTTCTCATCAGGAGCAGAGTTTTACGGGAAAATGGAAAATACATCCCTAAACAA TCTTTCTTGATGAGAAAATTCTACTTCAATAATCAAGAAGATGGATTTTTCAAGAAGACCAAAAGAAAGGTGGTCCCACCATCTCCAATGACTG ATCCAAGCATGTTGACAGACATGATGAAAGGCAATGTGACAAACGTCCTGCCCATGATCCTTATTGGTGGTTGGATCAACTGGACCTTTTCTGGGTTTGTCACAA CAAAGGTACCGTTTCCTCTCACACTCCGGTTCAAGCCGATGCTGCAGCAGGGAATAGAGTTGCTCTCTCTAGATGCCTCCTG GGTGAGTTCAGCATCTTGGTATTTCCTGAATGTCTTTGGTCTCAGGAGCATGTATTCTCTGATTCTTGGACAAGACAATG GTGCAGATCAGTCTCGCATCATGCAGGAACAGATGAGTGGTGCTGCAATGGCAATGCCTGCTGACACAAACAAAGCATTCAAG GCAGAATGGGAGGCTCTGGAGTTGACGGATCATCAGTGGGCCTTAGAGAATGTCGAGGAGGATCTGATGAGTAAGGACTTGGACTTGTCTGGGATGTTCAGCAAAGAATTGCCAACGGGCATCTTCTAA
- the sec61a1b gene encoding protein transport protein Sec61 subunit alpha-like 2, whose protein sequence is MAIKFLEVIKPFCAVLPEIQKPERRIQFREKVLWTAITLFIFLVCCQIPLFGIMSSDSADPFYWMRVILASNRGTLMELGISPIVTSGLIMQLLAGAKIIEVGDTPKDRALFNGAQKLFGMIITIGQAIVYVMTGMYGDPSEMGAGICLLIIIQLFVAGMIVLLLDELLQKGYGLGSGISLFIATNICETIVWKAFSPTTVNTGRGTEFEGAIIALFHLLATRTDKVRALREAFYRQNLPNLMNLISTIFVFAVVIYFQGFRVDLPIKSARYRGQYNTYPIKLFYTSNIPIILQSALVSNLYVISQMLSTRFSGNFLVNLLGTWSDSSSGGPARAYPVGGLCYYLSPPESFSTLLEDPVHAIIYIIFMLGSCAFFSKTWIEVSGSSAKDVAKQLKEQQMVMRGHRETSMVHELNRYIPTAAAFGGLCIGGLSVMADFLGAIGSGTGILLAVTIIYQYFEIFVKEQSEMGSMGALLF, encoded by the exons ATGGCCA TTAAATTCCTAGAAGTGATCAAGCCATTCTGTGCGGTTTTACCAGAGATCCAGAAACCAGAGAGGAGG ATTCAGTTCAGAGAAAAAGTGTTATGGACCGCAATCACCCTGTTCATCTTTCTGGTGTGCTGCCAG ATTCCCCTCTTTGGAATTATGTCTTCAGATTCAGCCGATCCCTTTTACTGGATGAGAGTGATCCTGGCATCCAACAGAG GTACTCTGATGGAGTTGGGTATCTCTCCCATTGTTACATCTGGTCTAATCATGCAGCTGCTGGCTGGAGCAAAAATCATTGAGGTTGGAGACACACCTAAAGATAGAGCGCTTTTCAACGGAGCTCAAAAAC TTTTTGGTATGATCATCACCATTGGCCAGGCTATTGTGTATGTGATGACTGGCATGTATGGAGACCCTTCAGAGATGGGTGCTGGAATCtgcctcctcatcatcatccag TTGTTTGTAGCCGGTATGATCGTGTTGCTGCTGGATGAGTTGCTTCAGAAGGGTTACGGATTGGGCTCTGGTATCTCTCTCTTCATCGCCACCAACATCTGTGAGACAATCGTATGGAAGGCGTTCAGCCCAACCACAGTCAACACAGGAAGAG GTACTGAGTTTGAGGGAGCCATTATTGCTCTGTTCCACCTGTTGGCAACTCGTACCGATAAAGTGCGAGCACTGAGAGAGGCCTTCTACAGACAGAACCTGCCCAATCTCATGAACCTCATCTCTACAATCTTTGTCTTTGCGGTGGTCATATACTTTCAG GGCTTCAGAGTCGACCTGCCTATCAAATCTGCACGTTACCGTGGCCAGTACAACACATATCCCATCAAACTGTTCTACACCTCCAACATTCCCATCATCCTGCAGTCTGCACTGGTGTCCAACCTTTACGTCATCTCTCAAATGCTCTCCACTCGCTTCAGTGGGAACTTCTTGGTCAACCTGCTGGGGACCTGGTCG GATAGCTCAAGTGGAGGACCAGCTCGTGCTTATCCAGTAGGTGGTCTGTGTTACTACCTCTCTCCCCCAGAGTCTTTCAGCACATTACTGGAGGATCCAGTCCATGCCATCATTTACATCATCTTCATGCTGGGATCCTGTGCCTTCTTTTCTAAGACCTGGATCGAAGTGTCTGGATCCTCTGCCAAAGAT GTCGCCAAACAGCTGAAAGAACAGCAGATGGTCATGAGGGGACACAGAGAAACTTCTATGGTCCATGAACTCAACAG GTACATCCCCACAGCTGCAGCTTTCGGAGGCCTGTGTATAGGTGGCCTCTCGGTCATGGCCGACTTCCTGGGAGCCATCGGCTCAGGAACTGGAATCTTGTTGGCCGTCACTATCATCTACCAGTACTTTGAGATCTTTGTGAAAGAACAGAGTGAAATGGGCAGTATGGGTGCTCTCCTCTTTTAG
- the ip6k2a gene encoding inositol hexakisphosphate kinase 2a — protein MSPAIEGMQTEPQGYLGKGVLLEPFVHQVGGHSCVLRFGEQTICKPLIPREHQFYKSLPAAMRKFTPQYRGVVSVSFEEDEEGNLCLIAYPLHSELGDLENVDPSADLEPNNKIKWVSKMLLDNEGYSKDRSRHAQKDKDKSVKREEELEWLTQAEVFYYSLERSNAAGPQLKHNPWSLKCHQQHLQRMKENAKHRNQYKFILLENLTWRYTVPCVLDLKMGTRQHGDDASEEKKALQIRKCQQSTSASIGVRLCGMQVYHSDTGQLMFMNKYHGRKLTLSGFKEAIFQFFHDGRRLRRELLSPVLRRLRDMQAALEACESYRFYSSSLLIIYDGDPPRSRHSAEDGLSEEEDEEDDDEEEEEEEEEEEEEEGGAFGFPHGAGAASSSSNSGACGGTSSSAVLRRMARPDSGPAVDVRMIDFAHTTCRHYDEDSVVHEGQDSGYIFGLENLITIISELEDHSTD, from the exons ATGAGCCCAGCCATCGAGGGGATGCAGACAGAGCCGCAGGGGTATTTGGGCAAAGGGGTGCTCCTTGAGCCCTTTGTGCACCAGGTGGGGGGACACTCGTGTGTGCTCCGCTTCGGGGAGCAGACAATATGCAAGCCCCTTATCCCCCGGGAGCACCAGTTTTACAAGAGCCTCCCTGCGGCTATGCGGAAGTTTACACCGCAATATAGAG GTGTGGTCTCGGTGAGTtttgaggaggatgaggaaggaAATTTGTGTCTTATTGCATACCCTCTGCACAGTGAGCTTGGGGACTTGGAGAACGTGGACCCCTCGGCAGACCTGGAAcccaataacaaaataaaatgggtCAGTAAGATGCTGCTGGACAATGAGGGCTACAGCAAGGACCGGTCCAGACATGCTCAGAAGGACAAAGACAAGAG TGTCAAACGCGAGGAGGAGCTGGAGTGGCTTACGCAGGCCGAGGTGTTCTACTACAGCCTGGAGAGGAGCAATGCTGCCGGCCCTCAGCTCAAGCACAACCCCTGGAGCCTCAAGTGCCACCAGCAACACCTGCAGAGGATGAAGGAGAATGCAAAACACCGCAACCAGTACA AATTCATCCTGTTGGAGAACCTGACATGGCGCTACACAGTTCCATGCGTGCTTGATCTGAAGATGGGCACGAGGCAGCACGGGGACGACGCCTCTGAGGAGAAGAAGGCTCTCCAGATCCGCAAGTGTCAGCAGAGTACCTCCGCCAGCATCGGAGTGCGCCTCTGCGGCATGCAG GTCTACCATTCAGACACAGGGCAGCTCATGTTCATGAACAAGTACCACGGCCGCAAGCTGACTCTGTCCGGCTTCAAAGAGGCCATCTTTCAGTTCTTCCACGACGGGAGGCGCCTAAGACGCGAGCTCCTGTCGCCGGTGCTGCGGAGGCTGCGAGACATGCAGGCGGCACTGGAGGCCTGCGAAAGCTACCGCTTTTACTCCAGCTCACTCTTGATAATATACGACGGAGACCCTCCGCGATCACGCCACTCCGCAGAGGATGGGCTTTCGGAAGAGGAGGACGAGgaagatgacgacgaggaagaagaagaagaggaggaggaggaggaagaggaggagggtgGTGCTTTTGGATTCCCTCACGGTGCAGGTGCAGCTAGCAGCAGTAGCAACAGCGGTGCTTGTGGCGGCACCAGCAGCTCTGCTGTGCTGCGACGCATGGCCAGGCCAGACAGCGGCCCGGCGGTGGATGTTCGCATGATTGACTTTGCTCACACCACGTGTCGACACTACGACGAGGACAGTGTAGTCCACGAGGGACAGGACAGCGGTTACATCTTTGGATTGGAGAACCTCATCACCATAATTTCGGAACTAGAGGACCACAGCACAGATTAA